The genomic segment GCTCGAGGACGAGGGCCTAGTCGCCTCGGAGGAGGTCGAGGGGAAGAGGGTCTACAGGATCACCGAGAGGGGACTGGCTTTCCTCGAGGAGAGGCGCGACCTACTCGACGAGCTCCTCGAGAAGGGGAGGAGGTACGCGTCGGCCGAGGGGATGGAGCTGATGGACGCGTCGAGGGACCTCGCGGCCTCGGTCCTCAGGGCCTACGCGACGCTCCCTCCGGAGGACCTGAAGGAGGTCGCGCAGGTGCTCAGGGACGCGAGGGCCCGGGTCCTCTCGATACTGGGTCGGAGGGGCCTTGAGGGCCGTTGAGTGCGAGTCGCTGAGGAAGGTCTTCGGGACAGTCGTGGCCGTCGACGGCGTTTCGTTCGAGGTCGAGGAGGGAGAGGTCTTCGGGCTCTTGGGGCCCAACGGCGCGGGGAAGACGACGACCATCAACGTCCTAACGACCCTGATCAGGCCCACCTCGGGGACCGCGAGGGTCATGGGCTACGACGTCCTCACGCAGCAGAGGAAGGTGAGGGAGTCGATCGGGCTCGTGCCTCAGGAGCTGACGGTCGACGACGAGCTGACGGGTCTGGAGAACCTCTGCCTCCAAGCCGCGCTCTACCACTTGCCCAAGGACGTCGCGAGGAGAAGGATCGAGGAGGTCATCGGGCTGGTGGACTTGACGGAGGCGATCGGCAGGAGGGTGAGCACGTACTCCGGAGGGATGAGGAAGAGGCTCGAGCTGGCCGGCGCGCTGATCCACAGGCCCAAGGTCCTCTTCCTAGACGAACCGACTCTGGGCCTCGACGTCCAGACGAGGGCCTCGATCTGGGACTACGTCAAGAGGCTCGTGAAGGAGGATGGCCTGACGGTCTTCATGACGACCCACTACATGGA from the Anaerolineae bacterium genome contains:
- a CDS encoding ATP-binding cassette domain-containing protein, with protein sequence MRAVECESLRKVFGTVVAVDGVSFEVEEGEVFGLLGPNGAGKTTTINVLTTLIRPTSGTARVMGYDVLTQQRKVRESIGLVPQELTVDDELTGLENLCLQAALYHLPKDVARRRIEEVIGLVDLTEAIGRRVSTYSGGMRKRLELAGALIHRPKVLFLDEPTLGLDVQTRASIWDYVKRLVKEDGLTVFMTTHYM